A segment of the Flavobacterium azooxidireducens genome:
TTAAAACGTTTGGAATTACTACGTAATCACCCAGAATTAAAAGATAAATTGTGGGAAAATGTAAATGCTTTACAATCAGGTTTAAGAGAAAGAAACTTCAATATTGGTGATACAAACACCTGTGTTACACCGGTTTATTTAGAAGGTAGCGTTCCTGAAGCAATGGTTATGGTAAACGATTTAAGAGAAAACTACGGTATTTTCTTGTCTATCGTAATTTATCCTGTTATTCCAAAAGGAATAATTTTGTTAAGAATGATTCCTACTTCATCACACACACTTTCTGATATTGATGAAACACTTACTGCTTTTGAAGCAATCCGAGAAAAATTAGTAAACGGAACTTACAAAAAAATTGCAGACGCTACTACGGTAGATGTTTCTTAAAACAAGATAAATTATAATGAAAAACCGCAAATTCAATTGAAATTTGCGGTTTTTTTACTTTTAAAAATTCGGACTCAAATTGTATTTTTTGTAGAATGCATCGAGTACTTCAACTACTTCGTCTTCAGTATCAACTAATTTGATTAGATTCATATCATCCGGACTTGCATTTTTCTGCTTGTCAATCATCACATTTTTTATCCAATCTAGTAAACCTGACCAATATTCAGTTCCCACTAAAATAATTGGAAACTTGCCTATTTTTTTAGTTTGGATTAAGGTGATGGCTTCAAATAATTCATCCAACGTTCCAAATCCGCCCGGCATTACTACAAATCCTTGCGAATATTTGACGAACATTACTTTTCGAACGAAGAAATAATCAAAATTCAAGTTTTTATCTTTATCGATATACGGATTAAAATGTTGTTCAAACGGCAAAACGATATTCAATCCAACCGAAGTTCCTTCGCCTCGATGAGCACCTTTGTTTCCGGCTTCCATAATTCCGGGACCACCTCCGGTAATCACACCGTAACCTGCTTTACTAATTTTATAAGCTACACTTTCGGCTAATTCATAATATTTTTCACCAGGTTTTGTTCTGGCAGATCCAAAGATGGAAACACACGGACCAATTCTGGCCATACTTTCGTAACCATTTACAAATTCGGACATAATTTTAAAAATCGCCCAAGAATCATTCGTTCTTATTTCATTCCAGTTTTTTTGCTTAAAATTGGCCTGGATTCTATCATCGTCATTTTCGTATTCTATTACTGACATCTATTTTTCTTTTTAATTAAACAAACATGCTAAAGTAATTCTTTTTTTAGAAACTGTGCTGTGAAGCTTTTTTTGTTTTTAACAATTTCCTCCGGAGTTCCTTTACAAATAATTTCTCCGCCGCCTTTTCCGCCTTCCAAACCAATATCAATAATGTAATCGGCTAGCTTGATAACATCCATATTGTGTTCGATAACTAATACTGTATTTCCTTTATCAACTAATTTTGTGATGACTTCCATCAACACACGAATATCTTCAAAATGCAAACCGGTTGTGGGTTCGTCTAAGATGTAAAAAGTGTTTCCCGTATCTTTTTTTGATAATTCGGTCGCCAATTTAATTCGTTGGGCCTCACCGCCCGAAAGCGTTGTACTTTGTTGACCTAACGTTATATAACCCAAACCAACATCTTGAATTGTTTTTACTTTTCGATATATTTTAGGAATGTTTTCAAAGAATTCAACTGCTTCATCCACCGTCATATTCAATACATCTGAAATCGATTTTCCTTTGAAACGAATTTCTAATGTTTCTCGGTTAAAACGTTTTCCCATACACGTTTCACATTCCACATAAACATCCGGTAAGAAACTCATTTCGATGGTTCGAACACCGGAACCTTCGCAGGTTTCACATCTTCCGCCATTCACATTAAAACTAAAACGTCCGGCTTTGTAGCCACGAATCATTGCTTCGGGAGTTTGCGTGAACAGACTTCTGATTTCCGAAAAAACATCGGTGTAAGTAGCAGGATTGCTTCGTGGCGTTCTTCCAATCGGACTTTGGTCGATGTCGATTACTTTGTCAATATGTTCCAAACCTTCAATTTTTTTGAACGGTTGTGGTTTTTTTACCGCATTAAAAAAGTGTTCGTTTAGAATGGGATAAAGCGTTTCATTAATTAAAGTAGATTTTCCACTTCCTGAAACTCCGGTCACACAAATTAGTTTTCCCAAAGGAAATTCTGCCGTCACATTTTTTAAGTTATTTCCGGTTGCTCCCGATAATTTGAGCACTTTTCCATTTCCTTCACGACGTTTTTTGGGAATTTCAATTTTCATCTTCCCACTCATATACTGAGCCGTCATTGTATTTTCTAATAATAACTGTTTTGGAGTTCCTTCGCTGATGATTCTTCCGCCAAAACGACCTGCTTTCGGACCAATATCGATTACCCAATCGGCACGTTCTATCATATCTTTATCGTGTTCGACTACTAAAACAGAGTTGCCAATATCACGAAGATTTTCTAACGAATTAATTAAACGTTCATTGTCTCGCTGATGCAAACCGATGCTTGGTTCATCCAAAATATATAAAACACCAACCAATTGCGAACCAATTTGTGTTGCCAATCGAATACGTTGAGCTTCACCACCCGAAAGTGATTTGGAACTTCGGTTTAACGATAAATAATTCAAACCAACATCCAACAAAAATTGTAATCGAGCTTTGATTTCTTTGGAAACTTCAATGGCGATGGCTTTTTGTTTATCGGATAAATTTTCGTCTAAATTTAAAAACCAATATGCTAATTCCGAAATATCCATTTGCGATAAATCGGCAATGTTTTTATCATTTATTTTAAAATATAATGCTTCCTTTTTCAATCGAGAACCGTGACATTCAGGGCATTCAATTTCATCCATAAATTCTTTTGCCCAACGTTTGATGGACGTTGAACTGCTTTCGTCAAATTGATTCTTGATGAAATTAGATATTCCTTCAAATTCAATTTTATATTCTTTGGTAATTCCCAACGTTTTCGATTGAACTGAAAATTTTTCTTTTCCGCCATTTAAAATCATTTCCATTGCTTCGGTTGAAATACTATCAACTGAATCGGTTAATTTAAAACCATATTTTTCGCCAATCGTTTCCAATTGCTTAAAAATCCAATTCGATTTATATTCGCCAAGCGGAGCAAATCCACCTTGTTTGATAGTTAGTTTTGGATTTGGAATGATTTTTTTCAAATTAATTTCGTTCACTGTTCCCAATCCATTGCAATGATCGCATGCACCTTTTGGCGAATTGAACGAAAAATTATTCGGTTCCGGATTCGGATAAGAAATTCCTGAAGTCGGACACATTAACGTTCGACTGAAAAACCGAACTTCTTTACTTTCGTGTTCAATGACCATCATTACATCATCACCGTGGTGCATCGCTGTTTTGATGCTATCGGCTAATCGTTTATCGGTATTTTCATCTTCATCAATTTGCATTCGGTCGATGACAATTTCGATGTCGTGGGTTTTGTATCGATCCAATTTCATTCCGGCTGTGATGTCAACAATTTCGCCATTCACACGAACTTTTACAAATCCTTGTTTGGCGATTTGTTGAAATAATTCGGCATAATGACCTTTACGTGAACGAATGACCGGAGCCAAAATATTGATGCGTTTCCCTTTGAAATTTTCAACAATCAACTCTTTGATTTGCTCATCAGAATAGGAAACCATTTTTTCGCCGGTGTTATAACTGTAAGCATCAGCTGCACGGGCAAATAACAAACGTAAGAAATCATAAATTTCAGTAATGGTTCCAACGGTAGAGCGTGGACTTTTGCTGGTCGTTTTTTGTTCGATGGCAATCACAGGAGAAAGTCCGTCAATTTTATCCACATCCGGACGTTCTAATCCGCCTAAGAATTGTCTGGCATACGCCGAAAAAGTTTCGATGTATCGTCGCTGTCCTTCCGCATAAATAGTATCAAAAGCCAACGATGATTTTCCCGAACCTGAGAGTCCGGTAATGACCACCAATTTTTCTCTTGGAATGGATACGTCAATGTTCTTAAGGTTGTGAACCCGAGCTCCTAAAATTTCAATCGTTTCGTCTGGTTGTTGCATAGTTTTTTTGCAAAACGCAAAGTTACGATTTTAACAGCAAGATTTATGCAGACAGATAAGAAGAATTTGTTAAACAATTTCTATTTTTGAAAAAATTAAATTTAGAATATGAAGATATTAGGAATTGGCTCCCGAATTAAACATCCGGAACACGGAGCAGGAGTAGTTACAAACGTTACGGCCAAACATTATTGGGTAACTTTTATCGAAAGCGGATTAGAAACCATTGATGTTGACAGCGAATTTGAAGTTATTGAAGCCTTGGAAGACGAAGTAGATTCAGTAAGTTTTTATGAAGTTGAAAAAACTTTAAAAAATCTGCTGCAAAAATGGTCTGATGTTACGCAAATTGTTCCGATTGCCGATAAATGGAAAGGCGGAAAATTAATTATGGAACCCGGTACGGCAACGCAAAACAAAGAAGTGCCAATTGATACTTTTTTTCATAAAATTATTATGGTTCGAGATCGTTTGAGAGTGATGGAGCAAAAAATAAATGCAAGTAATCTTGACGCAGCAGAAAAAGTGGATTTACAACAGTATATCACTAGAATTTACGGTAGTTTAACTACGTTTAATGTGTTGTTTAAAAGTACGAATGATTATTTTGTGGGGGAGAAGAGTAAATAGTCTCAGGTTGCAGTCTCAGTTTACAGATATTACTGCCAACTGAGACTGCGACTGAAAACTATCTCATCCGTTTCCTATTCGCAATGTATTTTTCAATGGCTTTTTTTGTTGTAAACCAATTTCTACCTTCTTTGTGAGCATCAATTTTCCCTTGACGGGCTAGTAAACTGATGTATTCCTGACCATAAGGCAATTCATTTGGTTCGCTAACTATGTTGGAAATTTCTTGAAAATCATAATCATTGTCCGGCAATGAACTAATGTAAATATTCAGTGTTCTTTCCAAAGCCTGACTCATCAACAAAATTAGTTTTTGATAATTTCCTGAATTGGCTTGATTGAGTGCTTCATAATATTTCTTTCTGTCATTTTTTAAGATGATAGCAGGTGGAAAACCTTTTCTCATCAATAATAAATTCATCGCTAAACGAACTGTTCTTCCGTTTCCGTCAAAAAAGGGATGAATCCAAACTAATTTATGATGAAAAACGGTTGCCAACTCAATATCATTCAAACCAAGTGGATTTGTATTGACAAAATCAATCAATTCATCCAACAAATCGGAAACTTTATTGGCATTGGGCGGAACAAAATTTGCCCCGGTAATACGAACACCACCATTTCTAATTCGTCCTGCAAATTCATCTTCAATCATTCGCAAAACTAATTCGTGTAATGATAAAATATCAATGCTCCGTAAAGTATAATTTTCATCAACGAAAGAATACAAATAATCAATTGCTTTTTCATGGTTTTTGGCCTCAAAATGTTCACGAAGCGATTTGCCTTTTACGGTAATTCCTTCCTGCAAAACCATTTGAGTTTCACGCAAAGTCAATGTATTTCCTTCGATACTGTTGGAATTATAAGTCCATTCAATCGTTAAGGATTCTTTGATTTTATGCAAAGCAATTGAAGGAAGCGGTCTGCTTTGTTTTAAAACAGTTAGCTTTTCATACAATCGTTCAAATGTTGATTGAAATTCAGGTCGATATGATGTATCAATATTCCACATAACCCAACAAAGATATTACTATCGGTTGGATAAAAAAAATATTCTATCCGATATTAAGAATATTACTCAATAATCATATTCTTGAATCTAACACGATAAGCTTCTAAAATTGAGGATTTTGATAACAAACCAATTACTTGATTATTCTTTAAAACCGGAAGAAATTCTTCTTCAGTTCGATCAAATTTTTCCATGATGGTATCCATGATTTCATCATAGTTTATTTGTTCTGCAGCAGGACGCATGATCTCTTGAATTTTAGTATATTTTACTTTATAAGAATTGAAAATATAAGGTCGGATATCTTCAAAATAGACCATACCAATCAATTCATTTTTATCATTTACTATCGGGAAAACAGATTGATTATGAGAAGAAATTTTAGTTACTAATTCTTCCAATGAATTTGATAATTTCAACGTCTGAATATTGGTTTGAATGAGATTGGAAGGTGTAATCCCGGAAAGAATATTTCTATCTCGATCATCGGTAAATACATCGCCTTTTGCTGCCAGATTTTTTATATCAAAAGAATACGGTTCATACCGTTTGGAAATAGCAAAGCTAATGGATGAAACCACCATCAGCGGCACCATTAAACTATAGCCGCTGGTAATCTCGGCAATAAGGAAAATGGCAGTGAGCGGTGCATGAAATAAGCCACTCAGAATTCCTGCCATACCAACCAATGTAAAATTACTTAC
Coding sequences within it:
- a CDS encoding LOG family protein encodes the protein MSVIEYENDDDRIQANFKQKNWNEIRTNDSWAIFKIMSEFVNGYESMARIGPCVSIFGSARTKPGEKYYELAESVAYKISKAGYGVITGGGPGIMEAGNKGAHRGEGTSVGLNIVLPFEQHFNPYIDKDKNLNFDYFFVRKVMFVKYSQGFVVMPGGFGTLDELFEAITLIQTKKIGKFPIILVGTEYWSGLLDWIKNVMIDKQKNASPDDMNLIKLVDTEDEVVEVLDAFYKKYNLSPNF
- the uvrA gene encoding excinuclease ABC subunit UvrA: MQQPDETIEILGARVHNLKNIDVSIPREKLVVITGLSGSGKSSLAFDTIYAEGQRRYIETFSAYARQFLGGLERPDVDKIDGLSPVIAIEQKTTSKSPRSTVGTITEIYDFLRLLFARAADAYSYNTGEKMVSYSDEQIKELIVENFKGKRINILAPVIRSRKGHYAELFQQIAKQGFVKVRVNGEIVDITAGMKLDRYKTHDIEIVIDRMQIDEDENTDKRLADSIKTAMHHGDDVMMVIEHESKEVRFFSRTLMCPTSGISYPNPEPNNFSFNSPKGACDHCNGLGTVNEINLKKIIPNPKLTIKQGGFAPLGEYKSNWIFKQLETIGEKYGFKLTDSVDSISTEAMEMILNGGKEKFSVQSKTLGITKEYKIEFEGISNFIKNQFDESSSTSIKRWAKEFMDEIECPECHGSRLKKEALYFKINDKNIADLSQMDISELAYWFLNLDENLSDKQKAIAIEVSKEIKARLQFLLDVGLNYLSLNRSSKSLSGGEAQRIRLATQIGSQLVGVLYILDEPSIGLHQRDNERLINSLENLRDIGNSVLVVEHDKDMIERADWVIDIGPKAGRFGGRIISEGTPKQLLLENTMTAQYMSGKMKIEIPKKRREGNGKVLKLSGATGNNLKNVTAEFPLGKLICVTGVSGSGKSTLINETLYPILNEHFFNAVKKPQPFKKIEGLEHIDKVIDIDQSPIGRTPRSNPATYTDVFSEIRSLFTQTPEAMIRGYKAGRFSFNVNGGRCETCEGSGVRTIEMSFLPDVYVECETCMGKRFNRETLEIRFKGKSISDVLNMTVDEAVEFFENIPKIYRKVKTIQDVGLGYITLGQQSTTLSGGEAQRIKLATELSKKDTGNTFYILDEPTTGLHFEDIRVLMEVITKLVDKGNTVLVIEHNMDVIKLADYIIDIGLEGGKGGGEIICKGTPEEIVKNKKSFTAQFLKKELL
- a CDS encoding Fic family protein, which codes for MWNIDTSYRPEFQSTFERLYEKLTVLKQSRPLPSIALHKIKESLTIEWTYNSNSIEGNTLTLRETQMVLQEGITVKGKSLREHFEAKNHEKAIDYLYSFVDENYTLRSIDILSLHELVLRMIEDEFAGRIRNGGVRITGANFVPPNANKVSDLLDELIDFVNTNPLGLNDIELATVFHHKLVWIHPFFDGNGRTVRLAMNLLLMRKGFPPAIILKNDRKKYYEALNQANSGNYQKLILLMSQALERTLNIYISSLPDNDYDFQEISNIVSEPNELPYGQEYISLLARQGKIDAHKEGRNWFTTKKAIEKYIANRKRMR